The following coding sequences are from one Arachis hypogaea cultivar Tifrunner chromosome 7, arahy.Tifrunner.gnm2.J5K5, whole genome shotgun sequence window:
- the LOC112703277 gene encoding protein SABRE isoform X1 translates to MEVTPANFVIAFFSFCFTAFFTFLFVCAFSVWIVSKILGARVGFRVGGCNRIRDIVVRFNKGAVESVYVSEIKIILRHSLVEHVAGVSSLDPKLQLSICKLEVVTRPSIKSPAKKKTQKSRARSSSKGKGKGKGNKKWIMISNIAKYLSVCVTDIVLKTPKFALEIRELNVDISKDQGSETKLFVRVNILPIGVRIHGPQMGDQLSNPTRKGYIAPNQASATAAEKSSGSFMCEKFNVSCEFDHNSEVGTIIKNVDISIGEIMVNLNEGILVKKKSSLESHSTPDISTTPGEDSISTPEPLSKQQKLAANISKFPEKVSFNLPKVDVKFTHREHGILVENSITSIQLNINKFRSIEDVGEITQVDVQLVFSEIHLLREAGSSMLEISKLDLIFFVYVPVQSLSPIRAEIEISLEGFQCNILTNRLRHWLLLHLSTKKRMVLQEDSSVVKPKPKPKPKSTDKMAIKWKCTVSVPEVTIMLSDMAGSPAYNGCLQSSHLVANNISHMGTTVHFELGEINLSLDDEYKKCLEESFLGMETNSGSIMQITKVSLDWDKMDTKSSEEDSSKGMQSLSVTINNVRVVVSVKRVEPLIAVAMPLQALLKSLSASKKKSTQITKPPPPKPPSGKGAKLVKCNLEQCSLYIFGETELENAVIPDPKRVNYGSQGGRIVITESADGTLRTASVMSNSEYPKLKYSISLEIVHTKLCLNKEKQSTQIELERTRSNYEEYIEENDRPVTKVALFDMQNAKFLQRSGGVKENSTRSLFSVTDITVRWEPDLQISLMDFVLRLKSVMHNSKLQEQGNENVEDLSKAKDAPIPEPRHVEKKKKKEQIFAVDVEMLNISAGLGDGVEATVKVQSIFSENARIGVLLEGLMFGFNGARIIKSSRMQISRIPSKSISSSIGPTLDWVIQGLDIQICMPYRLQLRAIDDALEDMLRALKLIIAAKTSIIFPVKKESSKVKKPSSGVKFGCLKLFIRKLTFDIEEEPIQGWLDEHYHLLKREVGELAVRMNFLDEFVSKANQGSKSNNDDTTTVNSSQGKNVDGNDIEVNASDSSTINSMREEIYKQSFQQYYQACQSLVLSEGSGAYKDAGFQVGFKPSASRISLLTLSASDLDVTLTKIDGGEDGMIELLKKLDPIILKHNIPFSRMFGANIVLRTASLVAQIRDYTYPLFSGSSGRCEGSVVLAQQATFFQPQMLQDVYVGKWRKVSMLRSLTGTTPPMKSYLNLPIHFQKGEVSFGVGYEPVFADISYAFTVVMRRANLSVIKPGPLILPPKKEKSLPWWDDMRNYIHGKVSLTLSETKFHLLATSNPYEKLDKLEIVTSSMEIHQSDGKICASAKDFKVLVSSLENLASKQGSEIPAGVSGAFLEAPFFILDVRMDWDCDSGDPMNHFLFALPAEGKTREKVFDPFRSTNWSLWMDIYFSSFLPSFEKQSSSSMAGTDTRPSHNVSPAYTIIKLGAHDLAWLVKFGNVMYFPPHKLRLFSRFPRFGVPRILRSGNLAMDKVMTEFMIRIDSTPTCIKNIPFHDDDLAKGLTLTMNKMKFEVCFSRGRQKYNFESFRDLLSIVYEGVDLHMPKAFIDKENSTSIAKLLNIIPKTSQPSAASKDKANSKEGDIVVQKNNDDGFILSCDYFIIRRQSPKIDPARLLAWQEAGKKYVQPTNVRGQPEKRIESDEHEQSDPSDDDGYSVIIDDNCRRVFVYCLKILWNIENRDAVCSWIACLAKAAAPSKPSPSRQYAQRKLLEKTKQHDVSTNANQQDQGAENQQNNGAKTQQDAVGVVESSKESEAETHHDASIGNKTNRDDRVQENRQDEISKCPPASNISDSSSFQTTETSGSLPNPPDFTKVDNLTSAKKENTEDSTEGTRHFMVNVIEPQFNLHSEDANGRFLLAAVSGRVLAQSFQSVLQVGQEMIEQQLSTKELPTVVPEIAWKRTEMSVMLEHVQAHVAPTDVDLGAGVQWLPKILRGSPKVMRTGALLERVFMPCDMYFQYTRHKGCTNELKVKPLKEVKFNSHNITAIMTSRQFQVMMDVLSNLLFARIPKPQKSSLSLSVEDDDIVEEEAADEVVPDGIEEVELEKINLEVVERKQRLLIDDIGKLSLWCDNIGDQSLEKEDECWMIDGGIPLLIQELRKELVVAKKARKEAYASLRVALQKAAQLQLMEKEKKSKSPSHAMHLSLQINKVVWSMLIHGKSFAEVEINDLIYDFDRDFKDVGISHFTTKYFVFRNCLANAKSDTVLAAWNPPSEWGKKVMLRLDARQGQPKDGKAPFELFQVDIYPLKIHLTETMYTMMWGYFFPEEEQRDSQRRKEVWKVSATAGARRAKKGDTSSSAQADSTQASKAKNTKEEIMADSSEDEAPKSKTKGSKPSDEKKPKKMMVFHEIKISQVELSVTYEGSRFAVSDLRLLMDQFHRVEFVGSWQRLFSRVKKHVIWGVLKSVTGMQVKKFKDKGQIQPSAASGPEIRDKDNSAVKSDQSGFPRPADGAGDGFVTSIKGLFHTQKKKAKAFVNKTKKGEGEQEAQGSDVSENEAEASTFARQLTIVKAKKLIKRHTQKLQAKGHKASFSKESFPPASALQTSTSPQQVIDSSLAYDSDSSSASEAYEALSELNKL, encoded by the exons ATGGAAGTTACTCCTGCTAATTTCGTGATTGCGTTCTTCTCATTTTGTTTTACAGCGTTTTTCACGTTTTT ATTTGTTTGTGCATTCTCGGTTTGGATTGTGAGTAAGATTTTGGGTGCAAGGGTTGGATTTCGAGTTGGTGGATGTAATCGTATAAGAGACATTGTCGTGAGGTTTAATAAG GGTGCTGTGGAATCTGTATATGTTAGTGAAATTAAAATCATCTTGCGTCATTCCTTGGTCGAACATGTTGCGGGTGTTAGTTCTTTGGATCCAAAATTGCAACTATCAATATGCAAGTTAGAAGTTGTTACAAGACCTTCTATTAAAAGCCCTGCAAAGAAGAAAACTCAGAAGTCCCGTGCTCGTAGTTCAagcaagggaaagggaaagggaaaggggaATAAAAAGTGGATAATGATAAGCAACATTGCCAAATATTTGTCTGTTTGTGTGACAGATATAGTTCTAAAG ACACCTAAATTTGCACTTGAGATAAGGGAGTTGAATGTGGATATATCTAAAGATCAAGGGTCTGAAACAAAATTGTTTGTTAGGGTAAACATTTTGCCCATTGGTGTTCGTATTCATGGGCCTCAAATGGGTGATCAATTGTCCAATCCTACAAGAAAAGGGTACATTGCTCCTAACCAAGCATCTGCTACAGCTGCAGAAAAGTCTTCTGGTTCTTTTATGTGTGAAAAATTCAACGTTTCATGTGAATTTGATCATAATAG TGAAGTAGGTACAATTATTAAGAATGTGGATATTTCTATTGGAGAGATCATGGTGAATTTGAATGAGGGGATTCTGGTTAAGAAAAAGAGTTCTTTGGAATCTCACTCTACCCCTGATATAAGTACAACACCAGGTGAAGATTCTATAAGCACACCAGAGCCATTAAGTAAGCAGCAAAAACTTGCGGCCAACATTTCTAAATTTCCTGAGAAg GTCAGCTTCAACCTGCCAAAAGTGGATGTAAAATTTACCCATCGGGAACATGGTATTTTAGTTGAAAATAGTATCACGAGTATCCAACTGAACATCAACAAATTTCGATCCATTGAGGATGTTGGCGAGATCACACAAGTTGATGTCCAACTGGTGTTTAGTGAAATTCAT CTACTTAGAGAAGCTGGTTCTTCAATGTTGGAGATATCCAAGTTGGATCTAATATTTTTTGTGTATGTTCCAGTACAG tcatTGTCACCTATTAGAGCTGAAATTGAAATTAGTCTCGAAGGTTTTCAATGCAATATCCTAACTAACAGGTTAAGGCATTGGTTGCTTCTCCATTTGTCCACGAAGAAAAGAATGGTTCTTCAAGAAGATTCTTCTGTTgtaaaaccaaaaccaaaaccaaaaccaaaatctACTGATAAAATGGCTATCAAGTGGAAATGTACGGTGTCAGTTCCTGAGGTGACAATAATGCTTTCTGATATGGCCGGATCTCCGGCGTACAAT GGTTGCTTACAATCATCACATCTAGTTGCAAACAACATTTCACATATGGGGACTACTGTACACTTTGAACTTGGTGAAATAAATCTTAGCTTGGATGATGAATATAAAAAGTGCCTGGAAGAAAGCTTTCTTGGCATGGAAACAAACTCTGGCTCCATTATGCAAATTACAAAGGTTAGTTTGGACTGGGACAAAATGGACACAAAATCCTCCGAAGAAGACAGTTCTAAGGGTATGCAAAGTTTATCAGTTACTATAAATAATGTGCGAGTTGTTGTATCTGTAAAGCGTGTAGAACCATTAATAGCAGTAGCAATGCCCTTGCAAGCATTATTAAAAAGCTTATCTGCTTCAAAGAAGAAATCAACTCAGATCACAAAGCCTCCTCCACCAAAACCTCCGTCTGGAAAGGGAGCTAAATTGGTGAAATGCAATCTGGAACAATGTTCACTGTATATATTTGGGGAGACCGAATTGGAAAATGCAGTTATTCCAGATCCCAAGCGAGTCAAttatggttcacaaggtggtaGGATTGTAATAACCGAATCAGCTGATGGTACCCTGCGCACTGCAAGCGTAATGTCCAATAGTGAATACCCAAAGCTTAAGTACTCTATCTCTCTTGAAATTGTTCATACAAAGTTGTGtttaaataaggaaaagcaaTCCACTCAAatagaacttgaaaggactcgaTCCAATTATGAGGAATACATAGAGGAAAATGATAGGCCAGTGACAAAGGTGGCTTTATTTGATATGCAGAATGCCAAGTTTCTACAACGCTCAGGTGGCGTTAAAGAGAATAGTACCAGGTCACTTTTTAGTGTTACTGACATTACTGTGAGGTGGGAGCCTGATTTACAAATATCACTGATGGATTTTGTTCTTCGATTGAAATCTGTAATGCATAATAGCAAGCTTCAGGAGCAAGGTAATGAGAATGTTGAAGATTTGTCTAAAGCTAAAGATGCTCCAATACCAGAACCAAGACatgttgagaagaagaagaagaaagaacaaaTTTTTGCAGTTGATGTAGAAATGCTAAATATATCTGCTGGGTTGGGAGATGGAGTTGAAGCAACAGTTAAGGTGCAATCAATTTTCTCTGAGAATGCTCGCATAGGAGTGCTCCTCGAAGGACTTATGTTTGGTTTTAATGGGGCTAGAATCATCAAGAGTAGTCGAATGCAAATTTCACGAATTCCTAGTAAATCTATTAGTTCATCTATTGGCCCAACCTTGGATTGGGTAATTCAAGGACTTGATATCCAAATTTGTATGCCATATAGACTGCAACTTCGAGCTATTGATGACGCTCttgaggatatgttgagagctttgAAGCTGATAATTGCTGCTAAGACTAGTATAATTTTCCCTGTGAAGAAAGAGAGTTCTAAAGTCAAGAAACCTAGTTCAGGGGTAAAGTTTGGATGCCTAAAGCTTTTCATACGCAAGCTAACTTTTGATATTGAGGAAGAACCTATCCAAGGATGGCTCGATGAACATTATCATCTGCTAAAAAGGGAAGTGGGTGAGCTAGCTGTTCGGATGAACTTCCTAGATGAATTTGTATCAAAGGCCAATCAAGGGTCGAAATCTAATAATGATGATACTACTACTGTTAATTCTTCTCAAGGAAAGAATGTTGATGGTAATGATATTGAAGTTAATGCAAGTGACTCTTCAACTATTAATTCTATGAGGGAAGAAATTTATAAACAATCATTCCAACAATATTATCAGGCATGTCAGAGCCTAGTGTTATCAGAAGGTTCAGGTGCTTATAAAGATGCTGGCTTTCAAGTTGGTTTCAAACCAAGTGCTTCAAGGATTTCTCTTTTGACGTTATCTGCATCAGACTTAGATGTAACCTTGACAAAAATTGATGGTGGAGAAGATGGGATGATTGAACTTCTAAAGAAGCTTGATCCTATCATTCTTAAACATAATATACCATTTTCGCGAATGTTTGGAGCAAACATTGTCTTACGCACTGCTTCTCTTGTCGCCCAGATTCGTGATTACACATATCCTCTTTTCTCTGGAAGTTCTGGCAGATGTGAAGGCAGCGTTGTCTTAGCTCAGCAG GCAACCTTCTTTCAACCTCAAATGCTTCAGGATGTTTATGTTGGAAAATGGAGAAAGGTTTCCATGCTTCGATCACTTACTGGTACTACTCCACCAATGAAGTCATATTTAAATTTGCCAATACATTTTCAAAAGGGTGAAGTGTCATTTGGTGTGGGTTATGAACCCGTTTTCGCTGATATTAGTTATGCTTTCACAGTAGTAATGCGAAGGGCTAATCTAAGTGTCATAAAACCTGGTCCACTTATTTTGCCaccaaaaaaagagaagagtTTACCGTGGTGGGATGACATGAGAAACTATATCCACGGAAAAGTCTCTTTAACATTATCTGAAacaaaatttcatcttttggCAACTTCAAATCCTTATGAAAAGCTTGATAAACTTGAAATTGTAACAAGCTCTATGGAAATTCATCAGTCAGATGGTAAAATTTGTGCTTCTGCCAAAGATTTCAAGGTTCTAGTGAGCAGTTTGGAAAACTTGGCAAGTAAGCAAGGTTCTGAAATTCCAGCAGGTGTGTCTGGTGCATTTTTGGAAGCTCCATTCTTTATTCTTGATGTTAGAATGGATTGGGATTGTGACTCTGGGGACCCCATGAATCATTTCTTATTTGCACTTCCAGCTGAGGGAAAGACTCGGGAGAAAGTATTTGACCCATTTAGATCCACCAATTGGTCCCTTTGGATGGACATATATTTCAGCTCCTTTCTTCCTTCGTTTGAGAAACAATCCTCATCCTCAATGGCTGGAACAGATACTCGTCCTTCTCATAATGTTTCACCTGCTTACACAATTATCAAACTTGGTGCTCATGATCTTGCATGGCTTGTCAAATTTGGTAATGTGATGTACTTCCCTCCACATAAGTTACGTTTGTTCTCTCGTTTCCCTCGTTTTGGAGTTCCAAGGATTCTTAGATCTGGTAATCTTGCAATGGATAAAGTGATGACTGAATTTATGATCCGTATAGATTCCACACCAACTTGCATAAAGAACATCCCTTTCCACGACGATGATCTGGCTAAAGGACTAACCCTCACGATGAATAAGATGAAGTTTGAAGTATGTTTTAGTAGGGGTAGGCAGAAGTATAATTTTGAAAGCTTTCGTGACCTTCTGTCAATTGTTTATGAAGGTGTCGACTTACACATGCCCAAAGCTTTTATAGATAAAGAAAACTCTACTAGCATTGCTAAATTACTAAACATAATACCAAAAACTTCTCAACCTTCAGCTGCATCTAAGGACAAAGCTAACTCTAAAGAAGGTGACATTGTCGTACAAAAGAATAATGATGACGGGTTCATATTATCTTGTGATTACTTCATTATAAGGAGGCAGTCTCCAAAGATTGATCCTGCTAGATTACTAGCCTGGCAAGAAGCAGGAAAAAAATATGTTCAGCCAACCAATGTTCGGGGTCAACctgaaaaaagaattgaaagtGATGAGCATGAGCAGTCTGACCCAAGCGATGACGATGGTTACAGTGTGATAATAGATGACAATTGTCGTCGTGTGTTTGTGTATTGCCTTAAGATTTTATGGAACATTGAAAACAGAGATGCTGTTTGCTCCTGGATTGCTTGTCTAGCTAAAGCTGCTGCACCTTCCAAACCTTCTCCATCTCGACAGTATGCGCAGAGAAAGCTTCTTGAGAAAACCAAACAACATGATGTGAGTACTAATGCAAACCAACAAGATCAGGGGGCTGAAAACCAACAAAATAATGGAGCAAAAACCCAGCAAGATGCAGTTGGAGTAGTTGAAAGCAGTAAAGAATCAGAAGCTGAAACCCATCATGATGCTTCGATTGGAAATAAAACTAATAGGGATGATAGAGTTCAAGAAAACCGTCAAGATGAGATTTCTAAATGCCCTCCCGCTAGTAATATATCAGACTCTTCCTCTTTTCAAACAACTGAGACTTCTGGATCACTTCCAAATCCACCAGATTTTACTAAGGTGGACAACTTGACATCtg CAAAAAAGGAAAATACAGAAGATTCAACAGAAGGGACTCGACATTTCATGGTGAATGTTATTGAGCCACAATTTAATCTGCACTCAGAGGATGCAAAT GGTAGATTTTTACTTGCTGCTGTTAGTGGTCGTGTCTTGGCCCAATCATTTCAATCGGTCCTTCAAGTTGGTCAGGAAATGATTGAGCAACAACTTAGCACTAAAGAACTGCCTACTGTTGTACCTGAAATTGCTTGGAAAAGAACGGAGATGTCTGTTATGTTGGAGCATGTGCAGGCCCATGTTGCGCCAACAGATGTTGATCTTGGTGCTGGAGTACAATGGCTTCCAAAAATTCTTAGAGGTTCTCCAAAAGTAATGCGTACAGGTGCTCTTCTTGAGAGAGTTTTTATGCCTTGCGATATGTACTTTCAATACACCAGGCACAAAGGATGTACAAACGAACTCAAG GTGAAGCCCTTGAAAGAGGTTAAATTCAATTCTCACAATATAACAGCAATAATGACATCTCGCCAATTTCAAGTCATGATGGATGTACTAAGCAATCTTCTTTTTGCACGCATTCCAAA GCCTCAAAAGAGTAGCCTGTCACTTTCTGTTGAAGATGATGATATTGTGGAAGAGGAAGCAGCAGATGAGGTGGTTCCTGATGGGATTGAAGAGGTTGAACTTGAAAAAATCAATCTTGAAGTGGTAGAGAGAAAACAGAGGTTGCTTATTGATGATATAGGGAAATTATCTCTTTGGTGCGACAATATTGGTGACCAGAGTCTAGAAAAGGAAGATGAGTGCTGGATGATAGATGGTGGGATACCTTTGTTG ATCCAAGAATTGAGAAAAGAACTTGTAGttgcaaagaaagcaaggaaggaagcatatgCATCTCTAAGAGTTGCTCTGCAAAAAGCTGCCCAATTGCAACtaatggaaaaggaaaaaaagagcaAAAGTCCCTCCCATGCCATGCACTTATCTTTGCAAATTAATAAAGTTGTTTGGAGCATGCTTATTCATGGTAAATCCTTTGCTGAAGTTGAGATCAATGACCTG ATTTACGACTTTGACCGGGATTTCAAGGATGTGGGCATTTCTCATTTCACAACAAAATACTTTGTTTTCAGAAATTGTCTGGCTAATGCCAAGTCTGATACAGTTTTGGCAGCTTGGAATCCTCCGTCTGAATGGGGAAA AAAAGTGATGCTTAGGCTTGATGCAAGACAAGGACAACCAAAGGATGGAAAAGCTCCCTTTGAACTTTTTCAG GTAGATATCTACCCCCTTAAGATCCATTTAACAGAGACAATGTACACAATGATGTGGGGGTATTTCTTTCCAGAAGAAGAACAACGTGATTCTCAACGTCGAAAG GAGGTTTGGAAGGTTTCAGCGACAGCTGGTGCAAGGCGTGCAAAGAAAGGTGATACCTCATCCTCAGCCCAAGCCGATTCAACTCAG GCATCCAAAGCTAAAAATACAAAGGAAGAAATAATGGCCGACTCTAGTGAGGATGAGGCACCTAAAAGCAAAACTAAAGGTTCTAAGCCTAGTGACGAGAAGAAGCCAAAAAAGATGATGGTGTTTCATGAAATCAAGATTAGCCAG GTTGAGTTATCGGTTACATATGAAGGGTCAAGATTCGCCGTAAGTGATCTGAGATTACTAATGGATCAATTTCATCGGGTAGAGTTTGTTGGGAGTTGGCAAAGACTCTTCTCACGAGTTAAGAAGCATGTCATCTGGGGAGTCCTGAAATCTGTGACTGGAATGCAG